The Corallococcus silvisoli genome contains the following window.
AGGCCTCCTGGGTGCGCGACGCGATGGAGGAGGGCGCGGTGGCGGAGCTGCGCGAGGACGGGTGGACGGTGCTGCGCCGGATGGCGGAGGCGGGCGTGCCGATGGCCGCGGTGGTGGACGAGGACGGGCTGCTCGCGGGCACGCTGGACTGGAATGACATCCAGCGGGCGATGACGCGCGCGGAGGAGGCGGAGCGGAGGACGGGGACGGGCTGGCCGCGCGAGCGGCCGGCGTAGGCCTCCGTCAGTTCTTCTCCGGCAGGGACCAGTTGAGCTGGAAGCGGTGCGCGCCGTTGGGGGCGCTGTCCAGCCAGCCCGTGATGCGGTCGCTCTTCATGAGCAGGGGGCCCAGCTCCGTGCTCACGCCGAAGAACGCGGCCAGGCGCTCGTCGCCCATCACGTCCATCAACGACACCTGGGACAGGCCGCGCGCCACCTTCTTCGGATCCAACGTGAACTCCACCGCGCGCGACAGCGGGGCGCCCTTCTCCGGCAGCGACGCCAGCACCGTCTGCGTCACCGCCGAGTCATTGCCGAACACCAGCTGCCTGCCCTTGAGCCGCACGTAGACGCTGCCGCCCTTCGCCTCCATCGCGTAGCCGTCGTCCAGGGCCTTCGCGCCCGGGAACTTCGCCAGCGGGGCCAGCGCCGCCTTCACCGCCGCCGCGTCCACCACCTCCGCGGCCAGCGCCTGCTTCGCCGCGAAGAAGCGCACCTCCGGCTTGCGCAGCGACCCCTTCACCGCCACCGAATCCACCCCGAACAACAGCTGGCCCGTGAGCTGCTTCGCCAGCGCGTCCGTCACGCCCCTCACCTGCTCCGCCGGACACGTGGGGCACACCGCCTGCACCGCGTCCCGCACCGAGTCCACCGCCTGCGTCACCCCCGTGGGCGCCACCTGCGCGCGGGCGAACAGCAGGCCCGAGGGCGCCATCGCCCCGTAGGGGCTGGTGCCCTTGGACTGGAAGGGCGGCAGCGGCAGCTTCGTCGCGGTGCCCTCCACCTTCAGCGCCGTCGCGGTGCCGTCCAGCGCCACCACGCCCTGCTGCGTGGCCACGTACAGCGCGCCGGGCAGCCCGCCCATCCGCGCGTCCGCGGCGGGCGCCTTGAGCGCCACCAGCTTCGCCGCCTCCTTGCGGAGCGCGTCATCCGAGTCCGTGCTCAGGAAGGCGCACGCCTCCTGGCCCTTGAGCACGTAGCCCGCGAAGCCGCCCGCGGGGGCCGGCGCGCGCAGCGTCGTCACGCCCTTCACCGTGCCCGCCTTCACGTCGCCGTTGCGCGCGAGCACGCTCGCGGTCGCCTCCTGGAAGGCCTTCGCGTCCTTCACCCGCGTGCACGCCAGCCGGCCGTCCTGCCGCATCGACACGGACAGCGGCCCCGTCGCGTCGATGCCCAGCGCCTCCAGCGCCTCCGGCCGCGCGAGGTCCAGCTGGAGGATGGGGTGCAGCTCCGCGCTCCACGACGCCGGGTTCAACATCTGCGAGTACGCCCCCGCCCGCGTCATGAACGCGGTGAGCCCCTGGAGCTTGTCGAGCTGCGGGACATGGAGGACCGTCACCGTCGAGGCGGCGACGCGGGGCGCGGGTGCGGCCGCCAGGGTGGCGGCAAGTGCGAGGGCGAGCATGGCCCCCACCTGAGAGCGCCCCACCGTCCCTGTCAAGGCACTCCCACTCCGGACGCCCTCCAGCGACGCCCGGCGAGGTGCCTCGCTCGCCCTACGCCGGCAGGCGCCCCGTGTTGGCCCAGTCGATCATCCGCTCCGCCAGCTCCTCCGCGTTGCGGCGCAGGTAGGCCAGCTGCAGCACCTCGTCGTCCGAGCGCGCCTGCGTCAGCCGCAGCCTCAGGCCGTCCGCGAAGCGCACCACCTGCCCGATGCTGATGGACGCCCGGTCCTCCATCGCCCCCGCGAACCGCGCCACGTCCGCCTCCACCGAGCAGCCCTCCGACAGCAGCGCGTCCACCAGCGCGCCGCGCGCCACCCGCTGCTCGTGCGCCCGGGGCACCTGCAGTTGTCGCCGCCAGGGCTGCGCTTCCCAGCGCGCCATCGACACGTCACCCCGCGCCGCGTCCTCCAGGGGGAACGCCTGCTGGCCCTCGTCCTGCGTCCGCCGTGACTCCATCGCTCGGTTCATCCGTGTCCCCCTTCAAGACCCGGGTCCATCCACGGGCATGGCCGGCACCGGGACTCCGCGCCGAAAACCGTCGTCGCGGGTTGGAAGCTTCACTGGAAAAACGATTTAGACCCGTTTTCTTGACGGCCCGGAGGGATGCTTGAACTGTCATTGGCGGACACCCCATCCGGTGGGAAAGACTCCTCTCGCTGGCTGATGATCCAAGGCGTTGGAACTGGCTTCGGTCCTCCACGGGCTGGGTGTTGAAGCCGCTCCAGTGAGGTGTCGCGAGCGTCCTCGCCCGGCGCGGGCCCCGCGGGAGGGGACGCGTGTTCAACCGGGGACAGACCGTTGCCCCCGGGACGGATGGGCCGGGTCTGGGTTCTCCCTCATGGTACGAGATTCAGGTTCCCGGGGGACGGGGTTGGCCGCGCCGTGTCTTGGGACCATCACGGGTCTTCCGGGGGGAAGCCATGTCGAACCTGCTCGACCTGCCACGGCAGGCGTTGATGGACCTGCGCTCGCGCCTCAGCCACCTGCCGCTGGTATCGCACCTGCATCGCCGTCACGCGCCCAACAGTCTGGCCCTCTCCAGTCCTTCACCGCAGGACTCGGTGCTGGCGGATCCGGAGCGCGTGGACACCTGGCGTCGCGCGGTGGAGCGCTACGTGCGCCCGAACCAGGTGGTGGTGGACGTGAAGGCCGGCACCGGCCTGCGCACCTTCCTCGCCGCGCACCAGCAGCCGCGCCGGCTGTACGCGGTGGACGACTCGCGCATGTTGGATACCGCGCAGTGGGTGGCCCGGCGCAACCGCCTGGACCGCATCGACTTCGTGCGGGAGCCCATGTGGCAGTTCCAGCCCCCAGAGAAGGCGGATGTGTTGTTGCATGAGCTGTTGGGGGACGCGCTGTTGGACGCGGGGCTCGTGCCCCGGATGCTGGACTTGCGGACGCGCCTGCTCAAGCCCGGGGGGCGCATCCTGCCCAACCGCTTCGAGGTCTTCGTGGAGCCGGTGCAGCTGCGCGACGAGGCGTGCGTCCCCTTCATCTGGACGCAGCACCTGCCCCACGTGGACTTCCGCTGCCTCCAGTCGCTGCGCGAGGCGATGAGCCCGTCGTACTTCAAGCGGCTGGTGCGCTCCTACGAGGTGGACCACCTCTTGTGCGAGCCGGAGCCCGCGTTCCAGTTCGACCTGGAGACGATGCGCGCGGATGGCCTGCCTTCGCGCGTGCGCATCCGGCGGCCGGTGGAGGAGGACGGACGGGTGGATGGCTTCTGCCTGTTCTACAAGGTCGCCTTCGACGCGGAGCTGGACTTCAGCGTGTCCCCGCTGCGCGAGCGCAACGCCACGGCGATGACGCTCTTGCGCGTGGAGCCTCGCGAGTTCAGCCGGTACGACACGCTGGACTTCGAGCTGGAGCTGCCGAACCCGTCCGACCCGCGCACCTGGCGGTGGCAGTTCACCTGACGGACACGCCGGGGCCTGGAGGGATGTCGGGTGGACAGCCTTTCTTCCGCCCGGTGGTCGCCGTGGGTGGGGGCACTGCCTAGCTTGCACCCCGCATGCGACCGCTCCGGCTCCTCGCCCTGCTTCTCGTGTCCGCCGCCGCCCTGCCCGCGGCGGGCCAGGCTCCGCAGCCCCCCAGCACCGTGGCGGGGGTGTGCGGGCGCACCAACTGGGCCTGCGTGGCGGAGTGCATCGACGCGGACTGCGTCGACACGTGCCTGCGCGAGGGGTGTGACCGCTCGCTGAAGCGGCTGAAGGCCTGCACCAGCAAGGCGGAGTGCGCACCGGATGACACGCAGTGCGCGGTGAAGGCCTGTGGACAGACCTGTGAGGAGTCCTTCGAGCCCGCGCCGAAGAGCCCGGAGCCGCGGATGGAGAACCCCTGCGAGGGTCCCCAGGCGCTCCAGGGGGCGGGGGTCCCGAAGGTGCTGGTGGGCACCTGGGTGCTGTCCGCGGCGAGCCTCCCGGACGTGGAGCAGGGGAAGGAGCACCGCCTGGAGGTTCAGCCCCGGTCCGACTACGCGCGCTCGTTGCAGGTGACGCCGTCGGGGTGCTTCGTGCTGAGGACCCGGCTGGACTCCGTGACGCTCGGGCGCGGCAGCATGCTGGACGTGCGCGCGTGGGGCACGATCGAGCTGAAGGACAAGAAGGGTCTGGTCCTGCACACGCGGGATGGCCAGGCGGTGGGGCCGGTGTGCGGCAAGGAGCGCGTGGTGCCGCTGTCGAAGGGCCGGTTCAAGGGCGGAGAGTTCACCTGGCTCGTCGAGGAGAAGAAGTCGCTCATCCTCACGGTGCCGGGCGCCACGCGGCAGACCTTCCAGTTCGAGCGCGAGAAGCCCGGGGCCCCGGTGCCGGAGCCCAGGCCGTAGGGGCGGGGGGCTTGCCCGGACGGGGGCGCGCGGGTGAGAAGGACGCCATGGCAGGCCGCGAGCGGATGGCGAGCATGGACGCGGCGTGGCTCCAGATGGAGGAGCCCGCGAACCTGATGATGATCACCGCGGTGCTGTGGTTCGACGGCGCGGTGGACCGCGAGCGGCTGCGCGAGGTGGTGCG
Protein-coding sequences here:
- a CDS encoding SAM-dependent methyltransferase, encoding MSNLLDLPRQALMDLRSRLSHLPLVSHLHRRHAPNSLALSSPSPQDSVLADPERVDTWRRAVERYVRPNQVVVDVKAGTGLRTFLAAHQQPRRLYAVDDSRMLDTAQWVARRNRLDRIDFVREPMWQFQPPEKADVLLHELLGDALLDAGLVPRMLDLRTRLLKPGGRILPNRFEVFVEPVQLRDEACVPFIWTQHLPHVDFRCLQSLREAMSPSYFKRLVRSYEVDHLLCEPEPAFQFDLETMRADGLPSRVRIRRPVEEDGRVDGFCLFYKVAFDAELDFSVSPLRERNATAMTLLRVEPREFSRYDTLDFELELPNPSDPRTWRWQFT